In the genome of Armatimonadota bacterium, one region contains:
- a CDS encoding methylenetetrahydrofolate reductase produces the protein MGELVSGSNLERLLRDGHFVVCGEMSPPQGADKETILRKCDYFRNVVDAVNLTDNQTAIVRMSSVMSSVFALAGGCEPVMQITCRDRNRLAQQSDILGAYAAGVRNVLCLTGDHMKFGNHPDAKGVFDLDSVQLINAVAEMNAGRFMSGDEMKSPPRMFIGGAANPFAEPLEMRIIRLGKKIRAGVHFIQTQPVFDIPRFEKWMSAVRDEGYDKQVFILAGVMPVRSAKALLYMRDEVPGMRIADEYIKRMESASDPKEEGIAMCVEIMKYLMQVPGVRGIHIMPVMWESVTPRLVEEAGLLPRPKPNIETSSLN, from the coding sequence ATGGGAGAACTTGTATCTGGCAGCAATCTTGAGCGTCTCCTAAGAGATGGTCATTTTGTTGTATGTGGGGAAATGAGTCCTCCGCAGGGCGCGGACAAAGAAACTATCCTGAGAAAGTGCGATTATTTTAGAAACGTTGTGGATGCCGTTAATCTTACGGATAATCAAACTGCCATCGTTCGGATGAGCTCGGTGATGTCTAGCGTATTTGCGCTTGCAGGTGGCTGTGAGCCTGTCATGCAAATAACATGTCGTGATAGGAATCGTCTTGCTCAGCAATCTGATATACTGGGTGCTTATGCGGCAGGCGTTAGGAATGTGTTGTGCCTTACGGGCGACCACATGAAATTCGGCAATCATCCTGATGCAAAAGGTGTGTTCGATTTAGATTCGGTTCAATTAATAAATGCAGTTGCTGAGATGAACGCTGGGCGGTTCATGTCTGGTGATGAAATGAAATCACCGCCTAGAATGTTTATAGGCGGAGCGGCGAACCCATTTGCTGAGCCGCTTGAAATGCGCATCATAAGGCTGGGCAAGAAAATTCGAGCTGGGGTACATTTTATTCAAACTCAGCCGGTTTTCGATATACCTAGATTCGAAAAATGGATGTCTGCTGTTAGGGATGAAGGTTATGATAAGCAAGTTTTTATTTTGGCTGGTGTGATGCCTGTTCGCTCGGCAAAAGCCCTGCTTTACATGAGGGATGAAGTGCCTGGCATGCGAATAGCTGATGAGTACATTAAACGTATGGAGTCTGCAAGCGACCCCAAGGAAGAGGGCATTGCAATGTGTGTTGAAATTATGAAATACCTAATGCAAGTGCCTGGTGTTCGGGGCATCCACATCATGCCGGTAATGTGGGAATCAGTAACCCCAAGGCTTGTAGAGGAGGCAGGATTGTTACCTCGACCAAAGCCAAATATAGAAACAAGTTCTTTAAATTGA